A section of the Cydia splendana chromosome 1, ilCydSple1.2, whole genome shotgun sequence genome encodes:
- the LOC134796661 gene encoding UDP-glucosyltransferase 2-like — protein sequence MDPVYDLQLEHPQMQALIKDKTQKFDLILVEANTPAGIVLRARFKAPVLLVSTMTVTSDIFHLVGADTNHLFYPDFLIAPVWDLSFGQKLCSFYNLVRIKFTDLKLDNYGIKFLKRHLGQEAPSMEELEKDVEMLFLNAYRYWDNNRPAPIGSVLYMGGFHLKPPNSLPEHIKTFVDESKHGVVVMSFGSKFKLSTLPKRILRIIINVYSTLPYDFIWKWDTDKWPDKPHNIKIVKKLPQNELLHHPKVRALVTHGGLLSTHEAIAARVPLVGLPLFSNHWQNAWQYEKLGIGICLDIDHLNENKLRNAVVAVVEEKK from the exons ATGGACCCAGTGTATGACCTTCAGCTTGAACACCCGCAAATGCAAGCGCTTATTAAGGATAAAACTCAGAAATTTGACTTAATATTAGTTGAAGCAAATACACCAGCAGGCATTGTACTGCGAGCGAGATTCAAAGCGCCAGTTCTGCTAGTTAGCACTATGACAGTCACCTCTGACATCTTCCATCTTGTAGGAGCTGATaccaatcatttattttatccCGATTTTTTGATTGCACCAGTATGGGATTTGTCATTTGGGCAAAAGTTGTGTTCTTTTTACAATTTGGTACGAATAAAATTTACAGATCTAAAATTGGACAATTACGGAATTAAATTTTTAAAGAGACACTTAGGTCAGGAAGCTCCGTCGATGGAAGAATTGGAAAAAGACGTAGAAATGTTATTTTTGAATGCATATCGATATTGGGATAATAATCGTCCAGCCCCAATTGGATCTGTGCTATATATGGGCGGATTCCATTTGAAACCTCCTAACAGTTTGCCTGAGCATATTAAAACTTTCGTGGATGAATCCAAGCACGGTGTCGTGGTAATGAGCTTTGGGtctaaatttaaattatcaaCATTGCCCAAGCGTATTTTGCGTATCATAATCAACGTATACTCCACGCTTCCGTATGACTTTATTTGGAAATGGGATACTGATAAATGGCCAGACAAACCCCATAACATtaaaatcgtaaaaaaattacCGCAAAACGAATTATTGC ATCATCCTAAAGTTAGAGCACTAGTAACACACGGTGGCTTGCTGTCGACGCATGAGGCGATAGCCGCAAGAGTTCCCCTCGTCGGCCTGCCGTTGTTCTCGAATCATTGGCAAAACGCTTGGCAGTATGAAAAACTTGGGATTGGCATTTGTTTAGACATCGATCATTTGAATGAAAATAAGCTTAGAAACGCTGTCGTAGCTGTAGTCGAGGAGAAAAAGtga